Proteins from a genomic interval of Acetobacterium woodii DSM 1030:
- the ilvC gene encoding ketol-acid reductoisomerase — protein sequence MAKLFYDADCNLGLLDGKTVAIIGYGSQGHAHALNLKDSGVNVIVGLYEGSKSWPIAEEAGLKVMTAADAAKVADIIMILLPDELQAGIYKESILPNLEAGNCLAFAHGFNIHYGQIKPPADVNVFMIAPKGPGHTVRSQYLEGRGVPDLIAVYQDPTGNTHDIGLAYASGIGGGRAGILETTFKEETETDLFGEQAVLCGGVTALMKAGFETLVEAGYQPESAYFECVHEMKLIIDLVVQGGLGYMRYSISDTAEYGDYITGSKIITEDTKKAMKGILNDIQDGTFARNWILENQANRPYFNAVRRIETETQVEKVGAELRTMMSWIKK from the coding sequence ATGGCAAAATTATTTTATGACGCAGATTGTAATCTGGGGTTACTTGATGGAAAAACGGTTGCAATTATTGGATACGGCAGTCAGGGACATGCGCATGCACTGAATTTAAAAGATTCTGGTGTGAATGTTATTGTTGGTCTTTATGAAGGAAGTAAATCATGGCCAATCGCTGAAGAAGCCGGACTAAAAGTTATGACAGCGGCAGACGCAGCAAAAGTTGCGGATATCATTATGATTCTTCTTCCTGACGAATTGCAGGCGGGGATCTACAAAGAAAGTATCTTACCAAACCTTGAAGCAGGCAACTGTCTGGCTTTTGCTCATGGGTTCAATATTCATTATGGTCAGATCAAACCGCCAGCCGATGTTAATGTCTTTATGATCGCACCAAAAGGACCGGGACATACCGTTAGAAGTCAATACCTTGAAGGTCGGGGCGTGCCAGATTTAATTGCCGTTTACCAGGATCCAACCGGCAATACTCACGATATTGGTTTAGCCTATGCATCAGGTATTGGTGGTGGTCGTGCCGGTATTCTGGAAACAACATTTAAAGAAGAAACCGAAACTGATTTATTTGGTGAACAAGCAGTATTATGTGGTGGTGTAACAGCACTAATGAAAGCTGGTTTTGAAACCTTAGTAGAAGCTGGATATCAACCGGAAAGTGCTTATTTTGAATGTGTTCATGAAATGAAACTGATCATCGATTTAGTTGTTCAAGGCGGATTGGGTTACATGCGTTATTCAATTAGTGATACTGCTGAATATGGCGATTACATCACCGGCAGCAAAATTATCACCGAAGATACAAAAAAAGCAATGAAAGGTATTCTTAATGATATTCAGGATGGTACCTTTGCTCGTAATTGGATCCTTGAAAATCAGGCTAATCGACCATACTTTAATGCAGTCAGACGAATCGAAACCGAAACGCAGGTTGAAAAAGTCGGGGCTGAATTAAGAACGATGATGTCTTGGATTAAAAAATAG